In Bartonella bovis 91-4, the following proteins share a genomic window:
- a CDS encoding DUF1376 domain-containing protein — protein MATKLPWVRNFYEEWIMDFSGTSAAEKATYMTLTALMYRAQEPIWEEISTLARCIGCSVNTLNKALDVLLRKKKITRLEDGRLWSLQVEEELKNCNDNLNKLSEKAIKAANTRRNKHQDNSSKDHDDITMKSSQSHDEVMMSSSRQHINNNIYKKTNTIVLSKKENVSEDLATEVSVQSETTDEMVEKHLDHDTSSSENQSPVSQQKSTEKKTKRSRSERGCRLPEDFEPDLQYAIDRGLTHDEALLEFERFKNYWLARPKKCAEIKDWQLTWYNWVTSDYGILAKKKAKLEKEKQNGRDGNYSQRQKSFTERLTESFESSRHDFSSGDDHEEDQPRVSIDLQEWERIDEAGGDDSIRSLQPSAETVQCESFG, from the coding sequence ATGGCAACTAAATTACCTTGGGTTCGAAATTTCTATGAAGAATGGATCATGGATTTTTCTGGTACGAGTGCAGCAGAGAAAGCTACTTATATGACACTCACTGCTCTCATGTATCGAGCACAAGAACCAATTTGGGAAGAAATTTCTACATTAGCACGTTGTATTGGCTGTTCAGTAAATACTTTGAATAAGGCATTAGATGTTTTGTTGCGTAAGAAAAAAATCACCCGTTTAGAAGATGGCCGTTTATGGAGTTTGCAAGTTGAAGAAGAACTAAAGAATTGCAATGACAATTTAAATAAGCTTTCAGAAAAAGCTATCAAAGCTGCAAATACCAGGAGAAATAAGCATCAAGATAACTCATCAAAAGATCACGATGACATAACAATGAAGTCATCACAAAGTCATGATGAGGTCATGATGAGTTCATCACGACAACACATTAACAATAACATATATAAAAAAACTAACACTATCGTGTTATCAAAAAAAGAAAATGTTTCAGAAGATTTAGCAACTGAAGTTTCGGTTCAGAGTGAAACAACCGATGAGATGGTTGAGAAGCATTTGGATCACGATACGTCCTCATCAGAAAATCAATCACCCGTTTCACAGCAAAAAAGCACTGAAAAGAAAACCAAGCGGTCTAGGAGTGAACGAGGTTGTCGCTTGCCTGAGGATTTCGAACCTGATCTGCAATACGCAATCGACAGAGGCTTAACGCATGATGAGGCGTTGTTAGAGTTTGAGAGGTTTAAAAACTACTGGCTAGCAAGACCAAAAAAATGTGCAGAGATCAAGGATTGGCAGCTGACATGGTACAACTGGGTTACTTCTGACTATGGAATTTTAGCTAAGAAAAAAGCGAAATTGGAAAAGGAAAAACAAAATGGTAGGGATGGAAATTATTCTCAGCGACAAAAAAGTTTCACCGAACGTCTTACAGAAAGTTTCGAAAGCTCCAGACATGATTTTTCATCTGGAGATGATCATGAAGAGGATCAGCCGAGGGTATCCATCGACCTTCAAGAGTGGGAGCGAATTGACGAAGCAGGAGGAGATGACAGCATTAGAAGCTTGCAACCGTCTGCAGAGACTGTTCAGTGTGAAAGCTTCGGATGA
- a CDS encoding antA/AntB antirepressor family protein, with protein MNNLITISEQTVGQETVQTVNARDLHSFLEITSKFADWIKNRIKECNFRENIDFVTLSKNLENGGKVKEYHVTLDMGKHLAMIERNEKGHQARQYFIECERKAKQPLDLVSALQNPLTIRQLLLESITQLEDLRTEVNTLKPKAEALEHLKRSDGLFGIYEAAKDLKVKPKEFVKYLQGNDWAYRRFSSGPLLPYQDKIKKGLMDCVTKTIQRPDGTEKSVSSAKITSKGLAYLSEEFHGGVQ; from the coding sequence ATGAACAATCTTATAACAATATCAGAACAAACTGTTGGGCAGGAAACTGTTCAAACAGTCAACGCACGTGACTTACATTCTTTTTTGGAGATTACATCAAAGTTTGCAGACTGGATTAAAAATCGTATTAAAGAATGTAACTTTCGAGAAAATATCGATTTTGTAACGCTTTCTAAAAATTTAGAAAACGGTGGGAAAGTAAAAGAATACCACGTTACACTAGATATGGGCAAACACCTCGCTATGATCGAGCGTAATGAAAAGGGACATCAAGCCCGTCAATATTTCATCGAGTGCGAACGAAAAGCAAAACAGCCTTTGGACCTCGTAAGTGCTTTGCAGAATCCTCTTACAATTAGACAACTACTTTTAGAGAGCATTACACAATTGGAAGATTTGAGAACTGAAGTTAACACGCTTAAACCAAAAGCAGAAGCGCTTGAACATTTAAAACGGTCTGATGGTCTGTTTGGTATATATGAAGCTGCAAAGGATTTAAAAGTAAAACCCAAAGAGTTTGTTAAATACCTACAAGGCAATGATTGGGCTTATCGTCGTTTTTCAAGTGGACCTTTGTTACCTTATCAGGACAAAATCAAAAAAGGATTGATGGATTGTGTAACCAAAACCATTCAAAGACCAGACGGGACGGAAAAAAGCGTTTCCAGTGCAAAAATCACATCCAAAGGATTGGCATACCTGAGTGAAGAATTCCATGGAGGTGTGCAATGA